The following nucleotide sequence is from Dyella sp. BiH032.
GGCGCAGCAAGGCCACCAGCTCACGCCGCAGTTCGCCACGCGGCATGGCATAAATCGCGGTGTAGATCGTCTCATGGGACACGTGTTTGGCCGGCTCGTCAGGATGCTGCCGGCGCAGTGTGCGGCTCACTTCTTGCGGTGACCAGCGGCGCGCTAACAGCTGGCGCACCAGGGGCCACAAGGCCCCATCACGATGTAGCTTGCGCCGTCGGCGTGCCTTGCGCGCGAGCCGTCGAGCCCGCGCACCGGCACGGCGGGCGTCATAGCCAAGTGTCGGACGACCCATGCGCGGACGCTCCGCCGGTTCGCGGTGCCCATTACGCGCCAATTCCCGGGAAATCGTGCTAGCCGAACGGCCTAGCAGCCGTGCCAGCTGCCGAGCGCTCTCGCCGCGTGCCTTGCCCACCATGATCGCGCCCCGTTCTTCGGCGCTCAGATGGCTGTAATGCTGTCCCATGCATCACCGTGTCGTGGGGGTGGTGCACTTGATGTTAGAGACCGCCTTACTTCTTCTTGGGCAAGCAAGAAGAAGTAACTCGCTCTCCGGCAGGAGAGCGAAACCCTCGCACCGGAGGGACGAGACACGACTGGCGATCACGTCGCGACAACCGAGCCGTGTCGCTACTAGGTTCCGGCCCGCGCCGGAACGGCGAGGATGGCAGGGCGAGGCCAGAAGCAAGCGTCCCATCCAGCGGGAAACGGAAACGCTTTCCTCCATAAGGCGAGACAACTACTCCCGCCACTCAACTCCCAAAAAAACAAAAAAAACGCCCACCCGACGAGCCCCCGCCTGTTGGCAAAAAACGGGAACCCACCGAGCAGGCGAGAGTGAGCGATCAGGCCGCAGCGGCTTCCGCTTCCACCACCGGCATGCGGATCAAATGATCGAACGCGCTGAGCGAAGCCTTTGCGCCTTCGCCCATGGCGATCACGATCTGCTTGTACGGCACCGTCGTTGCATCGCCCGCCGCGAACACGCCGGGGATCGATGTCTCGCCACGCGCATCCACTTCGATCTCGCCACGCGGAGAAAGCTTCAGCGTGCCCTTCAGCCAGTCGGTATTGGGCAGCAGGCCGATCTGCACGAACACGCCTTCCAGCTCCACCTGGCGGCTCTGGCCGCTGCTGCGGTCGGTGTAGGACAGGCCGGTGACCTTCTTGCCGTCGCCCTGCACTTCGGTGGTCTGTGCGTTCACGATGATGGTGACGTTGTGCAGGCTGCGCAGCTTGCGCTGCAGGACTTCGTCGGCACGCAGCTTGCCGTCGAACTCCAGAAGGGTGACGTGGCCCACGATGCCGGCCAGGTCGATGGCCGCCTCCACGCCGGAGTTGCCACCGCCGATCACCGCCACGCGCTTGCCCTTGAACAGCGGGCCGTCGCAGTGCGGGCAGTAGGTCACGCCCTTGTTGCGGTACTCCTGCTCGCCGGGCACGTTCATGTTGCGCCAGCGCGCGCCGGTGGAGAGGATCACCGTCTTGGACTTGAGCGTGGCGCCATTGGCGAGTTGCACTTCGAACAGGCCGTTCGGATCGGCTGGAGCGACCAGCTTCTCGGCGCGCTGCATGTTCATCACGTCTACGTCGTACTCGCGCACGTGCTGTTCCAGCGAAGCGGCGAGCTTCGGGCCTTCGGTATACGCGATGGAGATGAAGTTCTCGATCGCCATGGTGTCCAGCACCTGGCCGCCGAAGCGCTCGGCCGCCACGCCGGTGCGGATGCCCTTGCGCGCGGCATAGATCGCCGCCGCGGCGCCGGCGGGGCCGCCGCCGACCACCAGGACGTCGAAGGGCTTCTTGGCCTTGATCTTCTCGGCGTCGCGCTTGGCAGCGCCGGTGTCGAGGCGTGCGACGATCTGCTCGATGTCCATGCGGCCCTGGTCGAAGGGCTCGCCGTTGAGGAACACGGTGGGCACGGCCATCACCTGGCGCTCGTTCACTTCGTCCTGGAACAGCGCGCCGTCGATGGCGACATGCTTGATGTTGGGGTTGACCACGCTCATCAGGTTCAGCGCCTGCACGGTGTCCGGGCAGCTGTGGCAGGAGAGCGACATGAAGGTCTCGAAGCGGAACTCGCCTTCGAGATTGCGCACCTGCTCCAGCAGTTCCGGCGCGGCCTTGGACGGGTGGCCGCCCACCTGCAGCAGGGCCAGCACCAGCGAGGTGAACTCGTGGCCCAGCGGAATGCCGGCGAAGCGCACGCCTACGTCAGTACCTGCGCGGTTGATCGCGAAGGAGGGCTTGCGCGGGTCGGTGCCGGTGCGGCTTACGCTGACCTGGTCGGACAGCGAAGCGATGTCTTCAAGCAGTTCCGACAGCTCCTGGGACTTGGCGCTGTCGTCGAGGGAGGCCACCAGCTCGATCGGGTGCGTGACCTTCTCGAGGTAGGCCTTCAATTGGGTCTTCAGATCGGCATCCAACATGGTGGGTACTCCTTCGTTATGGCTTATTCGGGGTGAGCGCCGCGAGCACCTGGCGAAAAAGCCAGGCGTCGCGGGCAGCTTGGTCATCCGAGAAGGGGACCCGGCGGGCGCCGGGTCCCAGGCGGCCCGAAAGGGCGGGCCGCAGGTCACGGGAAAGCGGTGGCTTAGATCTTGCCAACCAGGTCGAGCGAGGGCTTCAGGGTCTTCTCGCCTTCCTTCCACTTGGCCGGGCACACTTCGCCCGGGTGGGAGGCGACGTACTGCGCGGCCTTCACCTTGCGCAGCAGCTCGGAAGCGTCGCGGCCGATGCCGTTGTCATGGATCTCGCACAGCTTGATCTGGCCTTCCGGATTGATCACGAAGGTGCCGCGCAGCGCCAGGCCTTCTTCTTCGATCATCACGTCGAAGTTGCGGGTCAGGGTGCCGGTCGGATCGCCGATCAGGGTGTACTTGACCTTCTTGATCGCATCGGAGGTGTCGTGCCACGCCTTGTGCGCGAAATGGGTGTCGGTGGACACGCCGTAGATTTCCACGCCCAGCTTCTGGAACTCGGCGTAGTGGTCGGCCAGGTCTTCGAGCTCGGTCGGGCAGACGAAGGTGAAGTCGGCCGGGTAGAACACCACCACGGACCACTTGCCCTTCAGGCTGGCGTCCGTCACCTCGACGAACTGGCCGTCCTTGTAAGCCTGGGCCTTGAACGGTTTGATTTGGGTATTGATCAACGACATCGTTGTTTTCCCGTGTTGTGGTTGTTGGAAACGGAAAGATAGCCCCGCGAGGGGCATATAGCTAATTGATTGTTGGGATGGTATCGATTGGTCGTGGCTATCGAGTGCCATTCCGGCGCGAAGCGTCAAGCTTGCGCTCTCTATCGTGACAAAAACGCGAGCCATCGATCAGCCCGTCAGCCGCCCGTGCGGGCGGCCGCTTTCACCTGCGCGTCCACCACCGTGGCGGTCACGATGTCGCTGCCCACATTCACCGTGGTGCGCAGCATGTCCAGGATGCGGTCCACGCCCAGCACCAGGCCGATGCCGTCGGGTGGCACGCCGAAGGTGGCAAGCAAGCCGGCGATCAGCGGCATGGAGCCGCCGGGTATGCCCGCGACCGCCACCGCGCTCAGCACCGAGAGGAACATCAGCATGCACTGCTGGCCCAGGCTCAGGTCCACGCCGAAGGCCTGGGCCACGAACAGCACCACGCAGCCCTCGAACAGGGCGGTGCCGCTCATGTTCATGGTGGCGCCCAGCGGCAGCACGAAACCCGCGGTGCTGGGCGCCAGCGCCAGGTCGTCGCGCGCCGTGGCCAGCGAGGCGGGCAGAGAGGCGCTGCTGGAACTGGTGGAGAAGGCCGTGATCAGCAAGGGCCGGATCTGGCGGAAATACGCCAGCGGCGAACGCCGCGCGAGCAGGCGCAGCCATAGCGACATCGTGCCGAACAGGTGCAAGGCGAGCGCCACGGCGCAGCCGACGACGAAGACCGCGAGGGTGAGCAACACGTCGGTGCCGATCTTCACGATGACGCTGTAGATCATTGCCGGTACGGCGATGGGCGCGAGCCGGAGCGCGAAACCGACGATGCCGGTCATCAGCTCGCTGACCAGGTCCAGCCCGGCCTGCACCTTCAGGCGCTTCTCCTCGTCCAGCAGGGTGGCCGCCGCGCCGACCAGGATCGCGAACAGGATCAGCGGCAGCACGTCGCCGAGCATGCCGCGGTCGTTGCCGACGAAGGCGGCGAACAGGTTGCGCGGCATGAACATGTCCACCAGGGTGGCGAAGCTCATGCCCGGCTGCTCGTGCTGGCGCTCTACCGCCTGGTGCGCGCGGCCGCCGTATTCCTGCATGAGCCGCTCGCGCGAGCCCGGCTCGAGGTGATGGCCCGGCTGCAGCAGGTTCATCATCAGCAGGCCGATGCCTACCGCGACCAGCATGTTGGCGGCGAAAAGCAGGAAGGTGCGCCCGGCCAGCGGGCCAAGGCGATCGAGCCGCCCGAGCTGCGCCACGCCCGAAGCGAGCGAGGCGAAGACGAGCGGGATCACCACGAAAAACAAGGTGCGCAGGAAGATCTGACCCAGCGGATCGAAGACCGCGGTCGACACGGCCTGCATGGCCCTGAGCGTGCCCGGATGGAACCGGCCGATGCCCAGCGTGACGATGGCGGCAATCACGCCGATCAGCAGGCCCCAGAGAATGCGCGTGGCGAGTCGGGTCGGTGTGCTCATCCGCCGGACTGTACGCGAGCGAACTCGTCCGGGCTACGCAAGAATTTGCGTTTGCTGCTCCGCAGCACGGGCCGAAGCGCCTCCGCGCGCTAAAATCGCCGCTTTACGCGGAGGCTCCATGACCCAGATCGCATCCCCCGGCGCGCGTTTCCGCGCCGCCCTCGCCGAAGAGCAGCCCCTGCAGGTCATCGGAGCCATCAACGCCAACCATGCCTTGCTGGCCAAGCGCGCCGGCTATCGCGCCATCTATCTTTCCGGCGGCGGCGTTGCGGCGGGTTCGCTGGGCCTGCCGGACCTGGGCATCAATACCCTCGACGACGTGCTCACCGACGTGCGCCGCATCACCGACGTGTGCGACCTGCCGCTGATGGTGGACATCGACACCGGCTTCGGCCCCAGCGCGTTCAACATCGCGCGCACCGTGAAGAGCCTGATCAAGTTCGGCGCGGCGGCATGCCACATCGAAGACCAGGTCGGCGCCAAGCGCTGCGGCCACCGTCCGGGCAAGGAAATCGTCTCGCAGGGCGAGATGGCCGACCGCGTGAAGGCAGCGGCGGATGCCAAGACCGACCCGGATTTCTTCCTGATCGCGCGCACCGACGCCATCCAGGCCGAAGGCGTGGACGCAGCGATCGAGCGCGCCATCGCCTGTGTGGAGGCCGGTGCCGACGGCATCTTCGCGGAAGCCGCCTATGACCTGCCGACTTACCGCCGCTTCGTCGACGCGGTGAAGGTGCCGGTGCTGGCCAACATCACCGAGTTCGGCAAGACCCCGCTGTTCAGCGTGGAGGAGCTGCGTACCGCCGGTGTGGGCATCGTGCTGTATCCGCTGTCCGCATTCCGCGCCATGAACAAGGCCGCCGAGAACGTCTACCAGGCGATCCGCCGCGACGGCCACCAGCGCAACGTGGTCGACACGATGCAGACGCGCGAGGAGCTGTACGACCGTATCGGCTACCACGACTTCGAGCGCCGCCTGGACGAGCTCTTCGCCAAGAAGGGCTGAGCGGCCGTTATCCCCACGGAGCGGCATGCCGCTCCAACCCAGTGACGAGCGGCGTGCCGCTCCGACCCAGTGACACGTGCAGGAGAACCATCGATGAGCGAGCAAGTCCTCCCCAAGGCCAAGAAATCCGTCGCCTTGTCCGGCGTGGCCGCGGGCAACACCGCGCTGTGCACCGTCGGCCGCAGCGGCAACGATCTGCACTACCGCGGCTACGACATCCACGACCTGGCGGCCAAGGGCTGCTTCGAGGAAGTCGCCTACCTGCTCGTGCACGGCGTGCTGCCCAACTGGGCCGAACTCAATGCCTACCGTGCCAAGCTCAAGCGCCTGCGCGGCCTGCCCGCGCCGGTGAAGGGCGCACTGGAGCTGCTGCCGGCCGCCACCCACCCGATGGACGTGCTGCGTACCGGCTGCTCCGTGCTGGGCACCGTGCTGCCGGAGAAGGACGACCATAACGTCACCGGCGCGCGCGACATCGCCGACCGCCTGATGGCGAGCTTCGGCTCCATGCTGCTGTACTGGTACCACTTCAGCCATAACGGCAAGCGCATCGAGACCGAGACCGACGACGAGTCGATCGCCGCGCACTTCCTGCACCTGCTGCACGGCAAGAAGCCCAGCGAGCTGCATGCCCATGCGCTGGACAAGTCGCTGATCCTGTACGCCGAACATGAGTTCAACGCGTCGACGTTCACCGCGCGCGTGGTCGCCGGCACCGGTTCGGACATGTATTCGGCCATCACCGGCGCGATCGGCGCGCTGCGCGGACCCAAGCACGGCGGCGCCAACGAAGTGGCGATGGAGATCATCGCGCGCTACCGCAGCGCGGCCGAGGCGGAGGCGGACATCCGCGCCCGCGTCGAGCGCAAGGAGATCATCATCGGTTTCGGCCATCCGGTGTACACGGTGTCCGACCCGCGCAACGAGATCATCAAGGAAGTCTCGCGCAAGCTGTGCACCGAGGGCGGCAACCCGACGCTGTTCGACGTGTCCGAGCGCATCGAGAAGCTGATGTGGGAGCTCAAGAAGATGTTCCCGAACCTCGACTGGTTCTCCGCAAGCGCCTATCACATGATGGGCGTGCCCACCGCGATGTTTACGCCGCTGTTCGTGATCGCCCGCACCTCCGGCTGGAGCGCGCACGTGATCGAGCAGCGTCAGGACGGCAAGATCATCCGCCCCAGCGCGAATTACACCGGCCCGGAAGACCAGGCCTATGTGCCGATCGAAAAGCGCTGAGCGCTTTCGTGGAACGTGTAAAGGAAGGGAGCCTGCGGGCTCCCTTTTTTTGGCTGATTTCGCCCGCCTTTTCTTTGCTCGATTTCGTGACCGATGTCCGGCCGGCCGGGTGGCCTGTCCCTCCTGACAAATAGCGCCTGGCTGCTCAAGCGATCGCATGTTTTTGCGATGAATTTTTCGTTGTCTTCGGCGAGTGAATGCGCCCCGCCGTTCCGTTCACGTCCGTTGTACGCGCGAGTCGCAGCAGGCGATCGGCGTTCGGTGTCAACTTGGCGGGCCAGTTTGGACGGCCAAACGCGAGGCATGCCTTCGGGTTGCGCACGCCGCGCTTGCGGAGGCAGCGCTCGGTCCGTCAGGGATGGCGATAACTCACCGTGATCAGGAGTGTGCGACCCATGAATCGATTCATCGGAAGAACGCGCCGGAGCTGGTTCGGCGCATCGTTGTTCGCCGCCGTGTTTCTATTGGGCTCCCTCGGAGCCGCGCAGGCGGCCGAGGAAGCTGCGCTCAAGCCCGACGCTGCACTGACGCCGGTCGGCTCGCTGGAAAAGGCACTGCGGCCGCAAGGCGTGCCGGACAACTTCGTGGTGACACCCAATGGCTACTTCGATCCTTCGTGCGTGCAGGTCGTGCGCGAGGACGAACAGCTCCACCAGGACGGCAGCATCCGCCGCGCCGACGGCTCCCTGCGCAAGCCCGCGCTTTGCAGCCAGTCGCATTTCGCCCTCGACGGCACGCGGATCGAGCCGAACGGACGGGTGACGTTCCCGGCGGCGCCCAAGCCGACCATCAACGGCTGGGTCATCGACACCAATTACGTCAGCGGCACGCCGATCGGGCGCATCGTCGCGAGCTGGAAGGTGCCGAGCAATCCGTCCAGTTCCGGCAGCCAGGTGATCTACTTCTTCCCGGGCCTAGAGCAGCTGCCGAACGTGCAGTCCATCCTGCAACCCGTGCTTGGCTGGAACGGCTACAACGACCATGCCTGGACCATGGCCAGCTGGAATTGCTGCGTGAGCGGCACGACGTATCACAGCTCGCCGATCAATGTGTCGGTGGGCGACAGCATCACCGGCGACACGTATTCCAATTGCTCGCCGGGTGTCAGCTGTTCGACCTGGAAGATCGTTTCCAAGGACGTTACCAAGGGCACCAGCACCACGTTGACCACCAATCCTTACGCGTCGTTGACCTGGGTGTTCGGTGGCGTGCTGGAAGCCTACGGGGTCAGCAGCTGCAGTCAGTATCCGAGCAACGGGTCGATCGCCTTCTCCAACATCAAGGTGTATGACCTGAACCAGGTGCAGGTGGCTTCGCCGCCCTGGACCAAGGACTACCCGGTCGGCTCGACCAGCCCGCAGTGCAACTACGGCATCACCGCCACGGCGAGCACCACCAATCTGGTCTACTGATCGTTCGATCGAGCACCCCGGCCTGTGGCAGGGGTGCTCCCACAGCCCCGGCATTCCTTCTTCGTGGCGCATGGGCCGTCCGCTTCCGATGCGTGAAGGCGTCGTTGGCGTTGGCAGGACACACGGTGTATCGGCGCTGTTACTGATGGGTTTGCCGCGCCCGGTCTTGCCCCATCTGGCTTGCGGGCGTCTTGCCGCGGGCGAAGGTGCGCGACGGGCGTAACGCGGCTGATGCAGTGGGTGGCGATCCAGCGCCGCGCGCGCTTGCGCGCATTCCGCGCTCGTGCTCCCAAGTGACTGACTTCTCGCACAAGTTTCGCGCGAGGCGTACGCGCGCCACGACGTGGCATGCGTGTTGCCAATGCTTTGGGGCCGCTTAGTCCGGCGAACCAGGGGGCCACGTTCCGCAGGAGAGAGACATGCGCAAGACATTCATCGCCACGGCTGTGCTGCTTGGCATCGGCTTGACGCTACCCGCCATGGCAGACGACGACAATTCCATCAATTCGCATAACAACAGCTCGACGCATACGCGGACCAATGCCAGCCAGGGCAACGACCGCAACAACGTGGGTGACGCCAATGCGTCCGCGGTGGGTGCCGCGTCCGCCAACAACAGCGGTACGGCCACTTCCGCGGTCACCAACTCCTTCAATGCGAGCAAGGCGGTCGCAGTCAGCCGGCTCGATGGCACGGTCAGCAATATCCAGGTCAGCGGCATCGGCAACGTCGCCCAGAACTGGGGCAACGCCAACGGCAGTCGCGGCGGCGCCGGCGGCGAAGCGTACGGCGGTTACGGCTATGGCGGCCGCGGTGGCGGCGCAGGTGACGGCGGCGGCGCGGGCGCGCGCAGCGGACGTGTCGGCGACAGCTCCGCTTCCAGCGGCAACGCCCTCGCGGGTGCCGGCGCCTGGGGTGGCGGCAGCGACGGCGACAACTATGCGGATGCCACGGCGCGTGCGCGCCGCAACAGCACCAGTACCGCCACCGGCGGCAATGGCTCCTGGGCGGGCGGCACGGCGACGGGCGGCAGCTCGACTTCGACCAGCGGCAGCGCGTCGGCAGCCGGCGGCGCGAGCGGTGCCGCGGACGCGACCGGCGGTGCCGGCGGCATGGGCGGCGCCGGCGCGGCAGGCACCGGCGGTGCGGCAGTGGGTGGCGCCGGTGGCGCGGGTGCGGCCGGCGGAGCGGCCTGGGCCGATGCGGGCGCGTTCGATATGTCCAATCACATGGACGGCGCCGCGGCCGCGGCAGCGGGCGTGACGGTGATGGCGCAGAACAGCGGTGTCGCCGCGCTCACGCAGCAGAGCGTGAACGTGCAGGCCAATCTCAACGTCGGCCATTGACGCGTGACGGGCATGGCGGGGCGCAGCGCCTCGCCATGCTCCGCTCGCGCTCGGGAGAAGTGCCATGCGGAATGTCAGGGTCGCGTGTGGCGTGGCCGCGACGTGCCTGTCCTTGGGCGGTTGGGGGCTTGCCACAGCCGGCTCGGCGCCGGCGATGCCTGCGTATCTGTCCACCGCGTCGAGCTCGCCGATCGCTGCCTACCAGGCGGCGGTGTCGGCCCGGCCGGACGAGGTCGAAGGTTTCGGCACGCGCGCCGATGCCGGCGTGCTGGCGAAGCTCAGCGGCGGCGCCGATGTGAGCTCCAAGATCACGCTCAACGGCACGGTCAGCGACAACCATGCCGACCATGTCGTCACCGGCAGCAATGCGATCAGCGCGGGCTCCCTCCAGGGAGCGGCCGGCGTGCCGATGGTGATCCAGAACACCGGCAACAATGTGCTGATCCAGAACGCCACCATCATCAACGTGCAGTTCCGGCCATGAGGGCGTGGCTTCCGCTGGCCTGGCTGTCCGCGCTGTGCTGGCACGGCGCGGCGCCGGCCGCGGCGGTATCCGTGCCGGGCGCGCAAGGGCAGGGCATCAGCCTGCGGCTGACCAGCCTCAAGGAAGCGCGCTTCCGCAACACCATCCGGCAAAAGTACGACTTCAGCTGCGGCTCGGCCGCGGTGGCGACCTTGCTGACGTACCAGTACGGCTATCCCGTCGACGAGCAGGCTGCGTTCGAGCAGATGTATGCGCACGGAGACCGCGCGAAGATCGGCAAGGAAGGATTCTCGCTGCTGGACATCAAACGCTATCTGGCCGGCAACGGCTTCGACGCGGACGGCTTCGACGTGCCCTTGGACAAGCTGGAGCAAGAGCGCCTGCCGGCGATCGTGCTGATCGACGAGCGCGGCTATCACCATTTCGTGGTGGTGAAGGGGCTGTACGAAGGGCGCGTGCTCATCGGCGATCCCGCGCTCGGCACGCGGTCGCTGCCGCGCGCGCGCTTCGAGGCGATGTGGAAGAACCGGCTGGTGTTCGTCATCCATAACCGCCGTTCACTGGCGGTGTTCAACAGCCCGTCCGACTGGCGCGCGGCGCCGATGGCGCCACTGGGGACCGCGGTCGATCGACGTGGCCTGGACAGCATCACCATGCCCAAGCGAGGGCCGGGGGATATATGAGCAAGCTTGCGCGCCGCATGGCGCTCTGCCTTATCGCGCTGTTCTCCGCCTCGTGGGGTGCGGCTCGCGCCGGCGAAACCGAACACATCGCCTGGACACCCGTCAGCGATGCACGCCTCGATGCGACGCGTGGCGGCTTCGACTGGGGCGGCGGCCTGGTCGCTTCGCTGGGCATCGACCGCGTGGTGTACGTCAACGGGACGCTGGTGACGTCGCTGCACCTCCAGGTGCCGGACATCGCCCGCGTGAACGCGGCGCAGGCGAGCGCGCTTTCATCTGCCATGAACAGCGCGGCGGTCGTGCAGAACGGTCCGGGCAACAGCGCCGATCCTGCCGCGCTTGGCCGGTCGATGGCCGCCACGGTGCTGCAGAACACGCTCGACAACCAGCGCATTGCCGCGCAGACCACGCTCAACGTGTCGGTGAACACGTTGAGCGCGTTCCGCGGCCTGAACCTGCAGCAGAGCCTGCAAGCCGCCAATCCGCTCGGTCGCTGAGCTGAGTGGGCGCGGAATACCAAGAAGGGGGAGTGCCATGACCAGGGTTCGTCCGGCGCACGAGGATCGACAACGCGGCCGCCCGAGGGGTGGCCTGAGATGCTGGCGCCACGTCGGAGCGGCAGCGAGCCTGATCCTGCTCGCCGGCACCGGCTTCGCACAGCAAGCGCCGCCCGCACCGGGCCAATCCGCAGCGGCTGGGGATGCGGACGAGCTGCATCGCGAGGTGAAAGCGCAGGGCGAGCGCCTGGAAGCGATGCGCAGCCAGATCGCCGCGCAGATGGCCGAGCTGGAGGCGATGAAGCGCACGCTCGCCGCGCAGGAGGCGCAATACCAGTCGCTGCGGCACGCCGTGGGCATGGACGTGCTGGACCGGCAACGCGCGGGCAATATCCGCGCGGGCGGCGCCTTCGCTGCCGCGCAGCCGATGCCGGCGGCCGATGCCGTGGCCGCCATGCCGGCGGCGGAGGACACCCAGCCCGTCGGGCAGGCACCGCAACGCGATACGCGCCCGCCTGAAGTCGCGCCGATCTTCGACCAGCCCGGCGTGCTGACGCCGCGCGGCAAACTGATCGTGGAGCCTTCGTATCAGTTCGGCTATTCGTCGGCGGAACGCGTGGCGCTGGTGGGTTACACGATCATCCCCGCGATCCTGATCGGCCTGATCGACGTACGCCAGGTCAAGACCACCACGCAGACCGGCGCCATCGCGTTGCGCTACGGCATCACCAACCGGCTGGAAGCGGAGGTGCGCGTTCCTTATGTGTACGGCCATACGGACACGATCAGCCGCGAGATCTTCACCGGCACGGCGACCGACCGCGTGTTCGGTGCCAGCGGCCACGGCCTGGGCGACGTGGAGGCGACCGCGCGCTACCAGATCAACGATGGCGGCGCCGACAAGGCCTATTACGTGGCCTGGCTGCGTTTCAAATCGCGCACCGGCCGGGACCCGTTCGAAGTGACCACGGACTGTGTCCAGCGCTGCGTGCAGAATGCGACCGGCACGGGCCTGCCGCTACAGCTGCCGACGGGCAGCGGTTTCTATTCCGTGCAACCGGGCGTGACCTGGCTGTATCCGTCCGATCCGGTGGTGTTCTTCGGCAACGTCAGCTATCTGCACAACTTCACGCGCCACCATGTCAGCCGCACGCTGCTGCTGGCCGGCAAGGAGGAGCTGGGCGACGTGAAGGTGGGCGACGTGGCGGACGTGAGCGTCGGCATGGGACTGGCGCTCAACGAGAAAGCGTCCTTCAGCATCGGCTACGACCAGAGCTGGGTCGGCGTGACCAAGCAGAACAACCGCACGGTGGCCGGCTCGGCCAAGACCGTGTTGGGTACGTTGCTCATCGGCGGATCGTATCGCTTCAACGACAAGCGCACGCTCAACTTCACTTTGGGCGTCGGCGTGACGCGCGATACCCCGGACGCCACCGTGACGGTACGCATGCCGATGACGTATTAAAGCCAAGGGCCGGCAATGCCGGCCCTTGGAGCTCTGGAAAGGGGCGGCGTTGCCGGCCTTGGGACTTACAAACCTTCTGCCTTCATGGCGGCACGTACGCCCACGTCGTCGCGCATGCGCTGCGCAAAGCGGTCGAGGTGAGCGAGGCCGGACAGGTCCACGCCTTTACCCTTGGCCCAGCGTTGCACCACGAAGAGATAAGGGTCGGCGATCGAGCGCGTGCCGGCCAGCCAGTCGCGATCGGCCAGTCGCGCGTCCAGGCGTTCGAACATGCCGCGCAGGCGCGTGCGCGAATTCGCCTGCAGTTCCGCGTGGGCGGACTCGTCAGCCACGAAGCGGGCCGGATTGAACAGCGGCTTGAACGCCTGGTGCACGTCGGAGTTGAGGTAAGCCAGCCAGCGCAGCACCTCGGCGCGTCCGCGCGCGCCGTCGCCACCAAGCTTCGCTTCCGGGAAACGGTCGGCCAGGTAGGAGAGGATCGCGACGTTTTCGGTGAGCAGCCAACCGTCGTCGTCCTGCAGCGTGGGAACCTGGCCGGAGGGGTTGACGGCCAGGTACTCGGGCGAGCGCAACAGGTCGCGCGCGACGGCGTGGGCTTCGTACGGCGCACCGATCCACTCGAGCACGATGTGGTCGGCCAGCGAACAGGCGCCGGGGATGTAGTACAGCTTCATGGCATTCCTTCGGTGGGGCTGGGGCGGCGCGCAGTGTGACCGGCCGCCCTCGTGTGCTCAAGCGGCCCGCGACAAGCGCCGCTGACGCTGCGCATACCAGCCGCCGCCGCAGATGGCGGCCACCAGCACCACGTCCAGCACGTACTTCGCCCAGCCGTGCGTGTCGAACCAGGGCTTGAGCAGATGATCGTGCGCGATCATGCGCGCCGCCGTCCAGGCGATGGCGCCGGCGCCGATGTAGACGATGACGGGGAAGCGCTCGATCAGCTTGAGGATCAGCGTCGAGCCCCACACCACCAGCGGCACGCTGATTGCCAGGCCGATGATGACCAGGGCCATGTGCCCACCGGACGCGCCGGCGATCGCGA
It contains:
- a CDS encoding glutathione S-transferase N-terminal domain-containing protein is translated as MKLYYIPGACSLADHIVLEWIGAPYEAHAVARDLLRSPEYLAVNPSGQVPTLQDDDGWLLTENVAILSYLADRFPEAKLGGDGARGRAEVLRWLAYLNSDVHQAFKPLFNPARFVADESAHAELQANSRTRLRGMFERLDARLADRDWLAGTRSIADPYLFVVQRWAKGKGVDLSGLAHLDRFAQRMRDDVGVRAAMKAEGL
- a CDS encoding acetate kinase, which translates into the protein MTRVRPAHEDRQRGRPRGGLRCWRHVGAAASLILLAGTGFAQQAPPAPGQSAAAGDADELHREVKAQGERLEAMRSQIAAQMAELEAMKRTLAAQEAQYQSLRHAVGMDVLDRQRAGNIRAGGAFAAAQPMPAADAVAAMPAAEDTQPVGQAPQRDTRPPEVAPIFDQPGVLTPRGKLIVEPSYQFGYSSAERVALVGYTIIPAILIGLIDVRQVKTTTQTGAIALRYGITNRLEAEVRVPYVYGHTDTISREIFTGTATDRVFGASGHGLGDVEATARYQINDGGADKAYYVAWLRFKSRTGRDPFEVTTDCVQRCVQNATGTGLPLQLPTGSGFYSVQPGVTWLYPSDPVVFFGNVSYLHNFTRHHVSRTLLLAGKEELGDVKVGDVADVSVGMGLALNEKASFSIGYDQSWVGVTKQNNRTVAGSAKTVLGTLLIGGSYRFNDKRTLNFTLGVGVTRDTPDATVTVRMPMTY
- a CDS encoding C39 family peptidase, translating into MRAWLPLAWLSALCWHGAAPAAAVSVPGAQGQGISLRLTSLKEARFRNTIRQKYDFSCGSAAVATLLTYQYGYPVDEQAAFEQMYAHGDRAKIGKEGFSLLDIKRYLAGNGFDADGFDVPLDKLEQERLPAIVLIDERGYHHFVVVKGLYEGRVLIGDPALGTRSLPRARFEAMWKNRLVFVIHNRRSLAVFNSPSDWRAAPMAPLGTAVDRRGLDSITMPKRGPGDI